One Tolypothrix bouteillei VB521301 DNA window includes the following coding sequences:
- a CDS encoding peptidoglycan-binding domain-containing protein, which yields MKNPICSVDNKPVLQVGSAGSAVRALKDLLLSSEIADAGVAGFNVDDSFSSKTQTVVKNFQCQVFLTADGIVGPKTWKALCADSPVDLPTLRRGSVGELVTQVQRRLDANGYKLGAVDGNFGPRTEVAIKAFQSDNNLLADGIVGLKTWNALSRLRGVC from the coding sequence ATGAAAAATCCAATTTGCTCGGTTGATAACAAACCTGTTCTTCAGGTTGGTTCTGCTGGTTCAGCAGTTAGAGCATTAAAAGACCTTCTTTTAAGTAGCGAAATTGCAGATGCAGGTGTTGCTGGCTTTAACGTTGATGATTCATTTAGTTCCAAGACTCAAACAGTTGTCAAAAACTTTCAATGTCAGGTCTTTTTAACAGCAGATGGTATTGTTGGACCCAAGACTTGGAAAGCATTATGTGCAGATAGTCCTGTAGATCTGCCAACACTGCGTCGTGGCTCTGTTGGTGAACTCGTGACTCAAGTTCAACGACGGCTTGATGCTAATGGATACAAGCTAGGAGCAGTTGATGGCAACTTTGGACCCAGAACCGAAGTCGCAATAAAAGCTTTTCAAAGCGATAACAATTTGTTAGCCGATGGCATTGTTGGTCTTAAAACTTGGAATGCTTTAAGCAGGCTGCGTGGGGTCTGCTAA
- a CDS encoding alpha-amylase family glycosyl hydrolase has protein sequence MKTLAVEKTTAIFHAFDGQYSNIEQLVCDLGQQGYSHIQIPPTQKSNPSQEWWARYQPVDYSVIEGRGSEEDLKKLINKAHSCHVKVIADVVFNHMANLDNNEDFEDLSKFPNLSVRDFHSASESPGKKPCDINYNDGNRDSEINCWLGGLPDLIFTNNVKKIQKAHLKKLLNLGVDGFRFDAAKHMPDSVVKEYISYVERQSQGKTWNYIEAIADSDTHPENYNSIAAVTDFLLYHSMKNAFTFGGDLRSLRVPRAVFDPRSVTFGRNHDNIRSLNSNAINPYSNDSDSYLATAYVLARESGTPLVLNWDNADAAFIKYGVKFRQIMHQRENEKRNVKENVLTVVDSPTVLLMERGREGFFVVNKGENKFEVPELDLTLSHLEGCYRELRHNFTVAIERGHYGKKFITHWGTSNRAGMEVDSRDALYFTRETFHQCQTG, from the coding sequence ATGAAAACATTAGCAGTAGAAAAAACGACTGCTATCTTTCATGCGTTCGATGGGCAGTATAGCAATATCGAACAGTTGGTCTGTGACCTAGGTCAGCAAGGATATTCTCACATTCAAATTCCTCCAACCCAAAAATCTAATCCCAGCCAAGAATGGTGGGCACGCTATCAACCTGTAGACTATAGCGTAATTGAAGGTAGAGGTTCCGAAGAAGATTTAAAAAAACTTATTAATAAAGCTCATAGTTGTCATGTAAAAGTCATTGCTGATGTTGTTTTCAATCACATGGCTAATTTGGATAACAATGAGGATTTTGAAGACTTAAGTAAATTCCCCAATCTTTCTGTCCGTGATTTTCATTCCGCTTCAGAGAGTCCGGGCAAAAAACCTTGTGATATTAACTATAATGATGGCAACAGAGATTCAGAAATCAATTGTTGGTTGGGAGGGCTTCCTGACCTTATATTTACCAATAACGTTAAAAAAATTCAAAAAGCTCATTTAAAGAAATTGCTAAATTTAGGAGTCGATGGATTTCGGTTTGATGCTGCTAAACATATGCCAGACTCTGTTGTCAAAGAATACATTAGCTACGTAGAGCGACAAAGCCAAGGAAAAACGTGGAATTATATTGAGGCAATAGCAGATAGTGACACCCATCCAGAAAACTATAACTCGATAGCTGCTGTTACAGATTTTTTACTCTACCACTCTATGAAAAATGCCTTCACCTTTGGTGGAGATTTGCGATCGCTGCGAGTTCCTAGAGCTGTTTTCGATCCGCGTAGCGTCACCTTTGGTAGAAACCACGATAATATTCGCTCTCTTAATTCCAATGCCATCAACCCTTATAGCAATGACTCTGACTCTTATCTAGCAACAGCCTACGTACTAGCCAGAGAAAGTGGCACTCCTTTAGTCCTCAATTGGGATAACGCGGACGCTGCTTTTATCAAATATGGTGTTAAGTTTCGCCAGATTATGCATCAACGTGAAAATGAGAAAAGAAATGTTAAAGAAAATGTTCTGACAGTTGTTGATAGTCCTACTGTATTACTTATGGAACGAGGCCGTGAAGGATTTTTTGTTGTCAATAAAGGTGAGAACAAATTTGAGGTGCCAGAACTTGATTTGACTCTGTCTCATTTAGAGGGATGTTATCGAGAACTCCGCCATAATTTTACTGTTGCTATTGAACGCGGTCATTACGGGAAAAAGTTTATAACTCATTGGGGCACCAGTAATAGAGCCGGGATGGAAGTTGACAGCCGTGATGCGCTCTACTTTACTCGAGAAACTTTTCATCAATGTCAAACAGGTTAA
- the ileS gene encoding isoleucine--tRNA ligase — MFREVQQSVCFPNLEQEILDFWKTHNIFRKSVEKKAPEGNFVFYEGPPTANGKPGVHHVISRAYKDLFPRYKTMQGYRVQRKGGWDTHGLPVELGVEKKLGFTKKSDIEAFGIAKFNQLCKQSVFEYIQDWNAMSDRIGYWLDLENAYITYENSYIESCWWLMKSLWERGLLFEDYRATWHCPRNNTSLSDHEVAQGYRENVEDPSVYPKFPALRAQLVERDIVKSGERPVYILAWTTTPWTLAANVGLAVRGDATYGLFEAAASDKPGTACAKGERDLDQKDLYILAYQRANDVFGENNYQTLKTFSGKELVDLQYSPILRGRIPEGEDLSQAFRVILDEQVTIDDGTGVLHIATAYGDLELGRKHNLPMLFSVDLLGKVYPDVKLLDAPAGEGRYSGTFFKDADEQIARDLLERGLLYRKTTIQHTYPFNYRDGTPLINYAKKSWYIRTTAVKDKLIENNEKIAWHPEYIRDGRFGDWLRNNVDWAVSRERYWGAPLPVWVSEDESESLCIGSLKELEDLTGRDLSGLDLHRPYIDEISFEKNGKCFKRVPHTVDVWFESGAMPYAQWHYPFENQNILPENFPADYICEAIDQTRGWFYSLHALATLLTDTGSQDRQAGALSGIKQNCPAFKNAIVLGHIVDEKGEKMSKSKGNVVDPWTVLNIQGADALRWYLYSSSPSDSTKRFSQALVEDTLRDFFMTLWNTYSFLVLYANLDKPDLTCTIPVTERPAIDRWLVSKTNALIRDVTDKLDAYDPTAASRIIRDFVVNDLSNWYVRRNRRRFWKSTSDKPGTACAKSERDKLSAYKTLYDTLVTVTQLMAPMAPFMSEHIYQNLVLSLYPNEPESVHLANWPQWDATSIDDSLMRDMNVLVRLVELGRAARATAGVKTRQPLPEVLVRVQSEAELAGLKNLEDLLKEELNVKSVTYLDVTADFVEYSVKPNLPLLGKRLGRLLPAFKKVLETFDKGKIVRNIREGKETVFELDGKLYNFEPEAFLLQAQSPDNYVALEEYGYLAAINTQLTPELIQEGLIRDTIRLLQNARKQAKLEVSARIDLGIKTSGAVLEALKVHLELVKNEVLAKNIDFDELENADYREQIDVNGTPLIISFNKTS; from the coding sequence ATGTTTAGAGAAGTTCAACAATCAGTTTGCTTTCCAAATTTGGAGCAAGAAATTCTTGACTTTTGGAAAACGCACAACATATTTCGGAAGTCAGTTGAGAAAAAAGCTCCTGAAGGGAATTTTGTCTTTTATGAAGGTCCTCCAACGGCTAATGGTAAGCCAGGAGTGCATCATGTCATTTCCCGTGCTTATAAGGATTTGTTTCCCCGCTATAAAACCATGCAAGGGTACAGAGTCCAACGTAAAGGAGGATGGGATACCCATGGCTTACCTGTGGAGCTTGGTGTTGAAAAGAAGTTAGGCTTTACCAAAAAGTCGGATATTGAAGCGTTCGGTATTGCTAAGTTCAATCAACTCTGCAAGCAATCGGTCTTTGAGTACATCCAGGATTGGAACGCCATGAGCGATCGCATTGGCTATTGGCTGGACTTAGAAAATGCTTACATCACCTATGAAAACAGCTACATAGAGTCTTGTTGGTGGTTGATGAAATCCCTGTGGGAACGAGGTCTTCTCTTTGAAGATTACCGCGCAACTTGGCACTGTCCTCGCAACAATACCAGCCTCTCAGACCATGAAGTAGCGCAAGGGTATCGAGAGAATGTGGAAGACCCCTCCGTATATCCCAAATTTCCAGCACTCCGGGCTCAACTTGTAGAACGTGACATTGTTAAATCTGGAGAACGTCCCGTCTATATCTTGGCTTGGACGACAACTCCGTGGACACTGGCTGCAAATGTTGGTCTTGCAGTCAGAGGTGATGCTACCTATGGTTTGTTTGAAGCAGCCGCAAGCGATAAGCCGGGTACGGCTTGCGCCAAGGGCGAGCGCGATCTCGACCAAAAAGACTTATATATTCTGGCTTACCAACGCGCCAATGACGTCTTTGGTGAAAACAATTACCAGACACTGAAAACTTTTTCAGGTAAAGAACTGGTTGACCTGCAATACAGTCCAATCTTACGCGGTCGTATTCCAGAAGGGGAAGACCTCTCTCAAGCTTTCCGCGTCATCTTAGATGAACAAGTGACCATTGACGATGGAACAGGCGTTTTGCATATTGCTACTGCATATGGTGACCTAGAGCTTGGACGCAAGCACAATCTCCCCATGCTCTTCTCTGTCGATCTGCTGGGTAAAGTTTACCCAGACGTGAAATTGCTTGATGCACCTGCGGGTGAAGGTCGTTATAGTGGAACATTCTTTAAGGATGCAGATGAGCAAATTGCGAGAGATTTGTTAGAACGGGGCTTGCTCTATCGAAAAACTACCATCCAACATACTTATCCGTTCAACTACCGGGATGGAACACCACTCATCAACTATGCCAAAAAAAGCTGGTACATCCGCACGACAGCAGTCAAAGACAAGCTTATTGAAAACAATGAGAAGATTGCGTGGCATCCTGAATATATTCGGGACGGTCGATTTGGGGATTGGTTGAGAAATAACGTTGATTGGGCAGTTTCTCGCGAGCGATATTGGGGTGCTCCATTACCTGTTTGGGTGAGTGAAGATGAAAGCGAATCTCTTTGTATTGGAAGTCTTAAAGAGCTAGAAGATCTCACAGGGCGTGATTTGTCTGGGTTGGATTTGCATCGTCCTTACATTGATGAAATCAGCTTTGAGAAGAACGGGAAGTGCTTCAAACGAGTTCCCCATACTGTAGATGTTTGGTTTGAGTCAGGGGCAATGCCCTATGCACAATGGCACTATCCCTTTGAGAATCAAAATATACTGCCAGAGAATTTTCCAGCCGATTATATTTGTGAAGCAATTGACCAGACTCGCGGTTGGTTTTACAGCCTACATGCTTTAGCAACATTACTGACAGATACTGGTAGTCAAGACCGACAAGCGGGTGCTTTATCCGGTATTAAACAGAATTGCCCTGCCTTTAAAAATGCGATCGTGCTCGGACACATTGTTGATGAGAAGGGCGAGAAAATGTCCAAGTCGAAGGGCAATGTAGTTGACCCTTGGACAGTATTAAATATTCAAGGAGCAGACGCACTCCGTTGGTATCTTTATAGCTCAAGCCCAAGCGACAGCACCAAACGCTTTTCCCAAGCATTGGTTGAGGACACGTTGCGCGACTTCTTTATGACGCTATGGAACACCTACAGTTTCTTAGTTCTTTACGCCAATCTCGATAAACCCGATTTGACTTGTACGATTCCGGTGACAGAACGTCCGGCTATCGATCGCTGGTTAGTCTCCAAAACCAATGCCCTTATACGGGATGTCACAGATAAACTCGATGCTTACGATCCGACGGCTGCTAGCCGGATAATCCGCGACTTTGTGGTGAACGATCTCTCAAATTGGTACGTCCGTCGCAACCGACGTCGATTTTGGAAATCGACAAGCGATAAGCCAGGTACAGCTTGCGCTAAGAGCGAGCGCGATAAACTCTCGGCGTATAAAACTCTTTATGACACGCTCGTCACAGTTACTCAGTTAATGGCTCCTATGGCACCCTTTATGAGCGAGCACATTTATCAAAACTTAGTGCTGAGTCTCTATCCAAACGAACCAGAGTCCGTGCATTTAGCAAATTGGCCGCAGTGGGATGCCACCTCGATTGACGATTCTCTGATGCGTGACATGAATGTACTGGTGAGACTTGTCGAACTAGGACGGGCTGCACGAGCTACAGCTGGGGTCAAAACACGTCAACCTCTTCCTGAAGTTTTGGTACGAGTTCAAAGCGAGGCAGAGCTTGCAGGGTTGAAGAACTTAGAAGACTTGCTAAAAGAAGAACTCAATGTCAAATCAGTGACATACTTAGACGTAACAGCAGATTTTGTAGAGTATAGCGTAAAACCCAATTTGCCACTTTTAGGCAAGCGACTTGGGCGTTTGCTACCTGCGTTTAAGAAAGTGCTGGAAACCTTTGACAAAGGTAAAATTGTCCGTAACATCCGTGAAGGGAAGGAGACTGTTTTTGAACTGGATGGAAAACTTTACAACTTTGAACCTGAAGCGTTTCTCCTTCAAGCTCAAAGTCCAGATAATTACGTGGCACTTGAAGAATACGGTTATTTAGCAGCAATTAACACTCAACTTACACCAGAATTAATTCAAGAAGGGCTGATTCGAGATACAATCCGCTTGCTGCAAAATGCACGAAAACAGGCAAAGCTTGAAGTTTCCGCTCGAATTGACTTGGGCATAAAAACATCAGGAGCCGTTTTAGAGGCGCTTAAAGTACATCTTGAATTAGTTAAGAATGAAGTGCTTGCTAAGAATATTGACTTTGACGAGCTTGAGAACGCTGACTATCGCGAGCAGATAGACGTTAATGGGACACCATTAATTATCAGCTTTAACAAAACTTCTTAA